A genomic window from Micromonospora ferruginea includes:
- the pknB gene encoding Stk1 family PASTA domain-containing Ser/Thr kinase — protein MTAQARLLGGRYQVGELLGYGGMAEVHRGRDLRLGRDVAIKMLRADLARDATFQMRFRREAQNAASLNHPAIVAVYDTGEETAPTGETLPFIVMEFVNGRTLKEVLGVEGRLQPRRALEICADMCAALEFSHRHGIIHRDIKPGNVMLTQTGQVKVMDFGIARALASGATTMTQTSAVIGTAQYLSPEQARGEAVDARSDVYAAGCVLFELLCGHPPFVGDSPVSVAYQHVREQPPTPSTINPDVNPAVDAIVLKALSKNPLNRYQSAGEMRADLLRAAAGRPVLATPVMPAEETMPMAAAAGGYQAAQQTQMMGPQTRQQAPARVGDPRKRRTSSWVIATFAALGVLAVIALGTALWLNQSGAEKVSVPQLVDRTQADAQTALSQAGLRFVPGDPVKNAECKKGTVVEQNPPFGQRVEKNTAVTVQVCAGPDDVTIPQGLEGGTYTSVKATLEGLGLTVVRKDIADSAPKDQVVKVSPDEGSTVAPNTKVTLEVSKGNIAEVPDVRGFTEDQAKKQLENAGYKYKVVDGEEVEPAKAGKVSGQSPSPGKKLAKGETVTIEVDVPLPEETPSATPSGTPDATPTTPGGGGGGLPFPTVPPARGNG, from the coding sequence ATGACAGCGCAGGCCCGCCTGCTCGGTGGCAGGTACCAGGTCGGCGAGCTGCTGGGCTACGGCGGCATGGCGGAGGTGCACCGCGGTCGCGATCTCCGGCTCGGGCGGGACGTCGCGATCAAGATGCTCCGTGCCGACCTGGCCCGCGACGCCACCTTCCAGATGCGGTTCCGCCGGGAGGCGCAGAACGCCGCCTCGCTCAACCACCCGGCCATCGTCGCCGTCTACGACACCGGCGAGGAGACCGCCCCGACCGGCGAGACCCTGCCGTTCATCGTGATGGAGTTCGTCAACGGGCGGACCCTGAAGGAGGTCCTCGGCGTCGAGGGGCGGCTCCAGCCGCGCCGGGCGCTGGAGATCTGCGCCGACATGTGCGCCGCGCTGGAGTTCAGCCACCGGCACGGGATCATCCACCGGGACATCAAGCCCGGCAACGTGATGCTCACCCAGACCGGTCAGGTCAAGGTGATGGACTTCGGCATCGCCCGGGCGCTGGCCAGCGGCGCCACCACGATGACGCAGACCAGCGCGGTCATCGGCACCGCGCAGTACCTCTCCCCGGAGCAGGCGCGCGGTGAGGCGGTCGACGCCCGGTCCGACGTCTACGCGGCCGGCTGCGTGCTGTTCGAGCTGCTCTGCGGGCACCCGCCGTTCGTCGGGGACAGCCCGGTCAGCGTCGCCTACCAGCACGTCCGTGAGCAGCCGCCGACGCCGAGCACGATCAACCCGGACGTCAACCCCGCGGTCGACGCGATCGTGTTGAAGGCGCTCTCCAAGAACCCGCTCAACCGCTACCAGAGCGCCGGCGAGATGCGGGCGGACCTGCTCCGCGCCGCGGCCGGCCGGCCGGTGCTGGCCACCCCGGTGATGCCGGCCGAGGAGACCATGCCGATGGCGGCTGCCGCGGGTGGCTACCAGGCGGCACAGCAGACCCAGATGATGGGCCCGCAGACCCGGCAGCAGGCGCCGGCCCGGGTCGGTGACCCGCGCAAGCGCCGGACGTCCTCCTGGGTGATCGCCACGTTCGCCGCGCTCGGCGTGCTCGCGGTGATCGCGCTGGGCACCGCGCTCTGGCTCAACCAGTCCGGGGCGGAGAAGGTCTCCGTGCCGCAGTTGGTGGACCGCACGCAGGCCGACGCGCAGACCGCGCTCAGCCAGGCCGGGCTGCGTTTCGTCCCCGGTGACCCGGTCAAGAACGCCGAGTGCAAGAAGGGCACCGTGGTCGAGCAGAACCCGCCGTTCGGCCAGCGGGTGGAGAAGAACACCGCGGTCACGGTCCAGGTCTGCGCCGGCCCGGACGACGTCACCATCCCGCAGGGCCTGGAGGGCGGCACCTACACCAGCGTGAAGGCGACGTTGGAGGGCCTGGGGCTCACCGTGGTCCGTAAGGACATCGCCGACAGCGCCCCGAAGGATCAGGTGGTCAAGGTGTCGCCCGACGAGGGCAGCACGGTGGCCCCGAACACCAAGGTGACGCTCGAGGTCTCCAAGGGCAACATCGCCGAGGTGCCGGACGTCCGCGGTTTCACCGAGGACCAGGCGAAGAAGCAGCTCGAGAACGCCGGCTACAAGTACAAGGTGGTCGACGGCGAAGAGGTCGAACCGGCCAAGGCGGGCAAGGTCAGCGGCCAGTCCCCGTCCCCCGGCAAGAAGCTGGCCAAGGGTGAGACGGTGACCATCGAGGTCGACGTGCCGCTGCCCGAGGAGACCCCCAGCGCGACGCCGAGCGGCACCCCCGACGCGACGCCGACCACGCCGGGCGGCGGTGGCGGCGGCCTGCCCTTCCCGACCGTCCCGCCGGCCCGAGGCAACGGCTGA
- a CDS encoding serine/threonine-protein kinase yields the protein MLSPGVQLGNRYRLDERIASGGMGDVWRGTDQVLGRTVAVKSLLPALLDEPGFAERFRGEARTMATINHPGVVDVYDFGSDQQIAFLVMEYVEGDALSATLGRVGRLTPARTMALLAQAADALHAAHEKGIVHRDVKPGNLLVRPNGTLVLTDFGIARSELVGQLTAAGSVLGTASYISPEQATGAVATPASDVYALGVVAYQCLAGRRPFEGENPLEIAMKHVRDNPRALPGDIPPQVRAIVERAMAKDPAARWPSAAALAIVARQAKLALSQQARGGRPISGVPASPAAPSARAQVPTPAPRPQPRPPVTPARPPVGPRPTMVAHPAPQARPPVGPRGAAPVPQPRPPHNPNPMGYGRPPAAPPPAPPRRSRSGLWTTAILVAVLVILCSGVISFWYRKYAAGAADAPGSVSVSVTSGAVRAYGGDYPVRTSYRREVRLQPAGGGSTTSEGRETR from the coding sequence GTGCTCAGCCCGGGGGTGCAGCTCGGCAACCGCTACCGGCTCGACGAACGAATCGCCAGCGGTGGCATGGGCGACGTGTGGCGTGGCACCGACCAGGTGCTGGGCCGGACGGTCGCGGTCAAGAGCCTGCTTCCCGCGCTGCTCGACGAGCCGGGCTTCGCCGAGCGGTTCCGCGGCGAGGCGCGGACCATGGCCACCATCAACCACCCGGGCGTGGTCGACGTCTACGACTTCGGCAGCGACCAGCAGATCGCGTTCCTGGTCATGGAATACGTGGAGGGCGACGCGCTCTCCGCCACCCTGGGCCGGGTCGGCCGGCTCACCCCGGCCCGCACCATGGCGCTGCTGGCCCAGGCCGCGGACGCGTTGCACGCGGCGCACGAGAAGGGCATCGTGCACCGCGACGTGAAGCCCGGCAACCTGCTGGTCCGGCCGAACGGCACGCTGGTGCTCACCGACTTCGGCATCGCCCGTTCGGAGCTGGTCGGCCAGCTCACCGCCGCCGGCTCGGTGCTCGGCACCGCCTCCTACATCTCGCCCGAGCAGGCCACCGGCGCGGTCGCCACCCCCGCCTCGGACGTGTACGCGCTCGGCGTGGTCGCCTATCAGTGCCTGGCCGGTCGGCGCCCCTTCGAGGGGGAGAATCCCCTCGAGATCGCCATGAAGCACGTACGCGACAATCCGCGGGCGCTTCCCGGCGACATCCCGCCGCAGGTGCGGGCCATCGTCGAGCGGGCCATGGCGAAGGACCCGGCGGCCCGCTGGCCCAGCGCCGCCGCGTTGGCCATCGTCGCCCGGCAGGCGAAGCTGGCCCTCTCCCAGCAGGCGCGCGGCGGCCGTCCGATCTCCGGCGTACCGGCCTCGCCGGCCGCGCCCTCCGCGCGGGCGCAGGTGCCGACCCCGGCACCCCGCCCGCAGCCCCGCCCGCCCGTGACGCCGGCCCGCCCACCGGTGGGGCCGCGCCCGACCATGGTCGCGCACCCCGCCCCGCAGGCCCGCCCACCGGTGGGTCCGCGCGGTGCGGCGCCGGTGCCGCAACCGCGCCCCCCGCACAACCCCAACCCGATGGGGTACGGTCGCCCGCCGGCCGCGCCGCCGCCGGCACCGCCCCGCCGCTCCCGTTCCGGGCTCTGGACCACCGCGATCCTGGTGGCCGTGCTGGTCATCCTCTGCTCGGGGGTGATCTCGTTCTGGTACCGGAAGTACGCGGCCGGTGCCGCCGACGCACCCGGTTCCGTGAGTGTGAGCGTGACCTCCGGCGCGGTGCGGGCGTACGGGGGCGACTATCCGGTCCGCACGTCGTACCGTCGTGAGGTACGCCTCCAGCCGGCCGGCGGCGGTTCGACGACGAGCGAAGGACGAGAGACGCGATGA
- a CDS encoding peptidoglycan D,D-transpeptidase FtsI family protein has product MNAPLRRVGVVVMILFGLLFANLNWIQAYKADEYRTSDYNGRVQVAEYDRKRGNIEVGGTAYALSKETGGELKYLRTYPEGEMYAHVLGWKPVNGSASGIERVENDFLAGTSDALIANRIKDMFTGDETGGGNVLLTLSKRAQEAAYKQLNDNQVGAKKGAAVAIDPRTGAVQALVSMPSFDPNPLASHSSTEADRAYNALEKDKDRPLANRALAETLPPGSTFKVIMAAAALENGIGQQTEIPAGSSYTAPGAGKPIKNAAPSICPESQVTLREAVTESCNTGFAQLGVRLGADKVKEKASQFGFEQEDLTVGQTGGGGLPVAASRTGDMQNPDGSTDQAALAQSSIGQNNVRMTPLQGAMVAAAVANGGSQMRPYLVKQLLGPDRTTVYDAAKPRELRRPVSSQVSADLRSMMQNVVKEGTGRRADIDGYVVGGKTGTAESGPGTPDHGWFIGFALDKDGTPLSAVCVELEQAGSGGSAEAARIAGRIMAAAIADSGRR; this is encoded by the coding sequence GTGAACGCACCCCTGCGCCGCGTCGGTGTGGTCGTGATGATCCTCTTCGGGTTGCTCTTCGCGAACCTCAACTGGATCCAGGCCTACAAGGCCGACGAATACCGCACCAGCGACTACAACGGCCGCGTCCAGGTCGCCGAGTACGACCGCAAGCGCGGCAACATCGAGGTCGGCGGCACCGCGTACGCGCTGAGCAAGGAGACCGGCGGGGAGCTGAAGTACCTGCGCACCTACCCCGAGGGGGAGATGTACGCGCACGTGCTCGGCTGGAAGCCGGTGAACGGCAGCGCGAGCGGCATCGAGCGGGTGGAGAACGACTTCCTCGCCGGCACCAGCGACGCGCTCATCGCCAACCGGATCAAGGACATGTTCACCGGGGACGAGACCGGTGGCGGCAACGTGCTGCTGACCCTCTCCAAGCGGGCCCAGGAAGCGGCGTACAAGCAGCTCAACGACAACCAGGTGGGGGCGAAGAAGGGCGCGGCGGTCGCCATCGACCCGCGTACCGGCGCGGTGCAGGCGTTGGTCTCCATGCCGAGCTTCGACCCGAACCCGCTGGCCAGCCACTCCAGCACGGAGGCCGACCGGGCCTACAACGCGCTGGAGAAGGACAAGGACCGGCCGCTGGCCAACCGGGCGCTCGCCGAGACGCTGCCGCCCGGCTCCACCTTCAAGGTCATCATGGCCGCCGCGGCGCTGGAGAACGGCATCGGCCAGCAGACCGAGATCCCGGCCGGATCGAGCTACACCGCCCCCGGCGCCGGCAAGCCGATCAAGAACGCGGCGCCGTCGATCTGCCCCGAGTCGCAGGTGACGCTCCGGGAGGCGGTGACCGAGTCCTGCAACACCGGCTTCGCCCAGCTCGGCGTGCGCCTCGGCGCGGACAAGGTCAAGGAGAAGGCCAGCCAGTTCGGGTTCGAGCAGGAGGACCTCACGGTCGGCCAGACCGGCGGGGGTGGCCTGCCGGTGGCCGCCAGCCGCACCGGTGACATGCAGAACCCGGACGGCAGCACCGACCAGGCCGCGCTGGCGCAGTCGTCGATCGGCCAGAACAACGTCCGGATGACGCCGCTGCAGGGCGCGATGGTCGCCGCCGCGGTGGCCAACGGCGGCAGTCAGATGCGCCCGTACCTGGTGAAGCAGCTCCTCGGGCCGGACCGCACCACGGTCTACGACGCCGCCAAGCCGCGCGAGCTGCGGCGCCCGGTCAGCAGCCAGGTGTCCGCCGATCTGCGTTCGATGATGCAGAACGTGGTGAAGGAGGGCACCGGCCGCCGGGCCGACATCGACGGCTACGTGGTCGGTGGCAAGACCGGCACCGCCGAGTCCGGCCCGGGGACGCCGGACCACGGCTGGTTCATCGGTTTCGCGCTGGACAAGGACGGCACCCCGCTCTCCGCGGTCTGCGTGGAGCTGGAGCAGGCCGGCAGCGGCGGCAGCGCCGAGGCGGCCCGGATCGCCGGTCGGATCATGGCGGCGGCCATCGCGGACTCCGGGAGGCGCTGA
- a CDS encoding FtsW/RodA/SpoVE family cell cycle protein → MTAAAVPAASPASTGEQSGVRLARSRRNAELSLLLLAMVLVAAYSAMIEAKALDTITGDFWIPAAALGLVFLGLHLVIRWLAPFADPALLPAVALLNGIGVGFLRRYDLAQAAPAERADLAIFAGTGGRQLAWTLASVVLAAALLAILRDHRTLSRYAYTLGLAGIVLVMIPAVLPGRFSEINGAKLWIIVPGLGQIQPGEFAKLALLTFFAYYLVRKREVLSLASRRVLGIDFPRGRDLGPVLVVWLVSLMVLVFEKDLGTSLLYFGMFVVTLYIATERVSWLLIGLILFFGGAYLAYLLGSTVGGPFANFYDRAQIWLDPFAEPYDRGYQLVQGLLTLGTGGLFGAGPGGGQPTLLPEVQTDFIFAGIGEEIGLFGLSALLVVYLLIVERGLRAALAVRDSFGKLLAGGLAFTLGLQVFVIVGGISKLIPLTGQTTPFLSAGGSSLMANWLLIAVLLRVSDGARRPVTGGGSAARPAGAPPEQLHGAPTEVIRP, encoded by the coding sequence GTGACCGCAGCCGCCGTGCCGGCAGCCTCGCCCGCCTCGACGGGCGAGCAGTCCGGCGTACGCCTGGCCCGGTCCCGGCGTAACGCCGAGTTGTCCCTGCTCCTGCTCGCCATGGTGCTGGTGGCGGCCTACTCGGCGATGATCGAGGCGAAGGCGCTGGACACGATCACCGGGGATTTCTGGATCCCCGCCGCCGCGCTGGGGCTGGTCTTCCTCGGCCTGCACCTGGTGATCCGGTGGCTGGCGCCGTTCGCCGACCCGGCGCTGCTGCCGGCGGTGGCGCTGCTCAACGGCATCGGGGTCGGGTTCCTGCGGCGCTACGACCTGGCCCAGGCCGCGCCGGCGGAGCGGGCCGACCTGGCCATCTTCGCCGGCACCGGCGGTCGCCAGCTCGCCTGGACCCTCGCCTCGGTGGTGCTCGCCGCCGCGCTGCTGGCGATCCTGCGCGACCACCGCACGCTCTCCCGCTACGCCTACACGCTGGGCCTGGCCGGCATCGTGCTGGTGATGATCCCGGCGGTGCTGCCCGGCCGGTTCTCCGAGATCAACGGCGCCAAGCTCTGGATCATCGTGCCCGGGCTGGGGCAGATCCAGCCGGGTGAGTTCGCCAAGCTGGCGCTGCTCACCTTCTTCGCCTACTACCTGGTGCGCAAGCGCGAGGTGCTCTCGCTGGCCAGCCGGCGGGTGCTGGGCATCGACTTCCCGCGCGGGCGCGACCTCGGCCCGGTCCTGGTGGTCTGGCTGGTCAGCCTCATGGTGCTGGTCTTCGAGAAGGACCTGGGCACCTCGCTGCTCTACTTCGGCATGTTCGTGGTGACGCTCTACATCGCCACCGAGCGGGTCAGTTGGCTGCTCATCGGTCTGATCCTGTTCTTCGGCGGCGCCTACCTCGCCTACCTGCTGGGCAGCACGGTGGGTGGACCGTTCGCCAACTTCTACGACCGGGCGCAGATCTGGCTCGACCCGTTCGCGGAGCCGTACGACCGGGGCTACCAGCTCGTCCAGGGCCTGCTCACGCTCGGCACCGGTGGCCTCTTCGGCGCCGGGCCGGGTGGCGGCCAGCCGACGCTGCTGCCCGAGGTGCAGACCGACTTCATCTTCGCCGGCATCGGTGAGGAGATCGGCCTGTTCGGCCTCTCCGCGCTGCTGGTGGTCTACCTGCTGATCGTGGAGCGGGGCCTGCGGGCCGCGCTGGCGGTGCGGGACTCGTTCGGCAAGCTGCTCGCCGGTGGCCTGGCGTTCACCCTCGGCCTGCAGGTCTTCGTCATCGTCGGCGGCATCAGCAAGCTCATCCCGCTGACCGGCCAGACCACCCCGTTCCTGTCCGCCGGTGGCTCCTCGCTGATGGCGAACTGGCTGCTGATCGCGGTGCTGCTGCGGGTCTCCGACGGCGCGCGCCGGCCGGTGACCGGCGGTGGTTCGGCCGCCCGGCCCGCCGGTGCCCCGCCCGAGCAACTGCACGGCGCCCCCACGGAGGTGATCCGGCCGTGA
- a CDS encoding PP2C family protein-serine/threonine phosphatase, with the protein MTLTLRYAAHSDRGLIRDGNQDSVYAGPRLLAVADGMGGMAAGDVASNIVIGAMAPLDEDVPGDALVDALRSAVGTANQQLRDTVDANPQLEGMGTTLTATLFSGSKLGMVHIGDSRAYLLRNGEFAQITKDDTYVQMLVDEGRISAEEASSHPQRSLLTRALDGRDVDPEYSVRQVLPGDRYLICSDGLSGVVSADTIGDTMREYPDPQQCVERLVQLALRGGGPDNITVIIADATDQDIVEASPIVGGAAARDRGMATSADDSTPAARASALSAPRPPAPEEPADNRDDEAEQRRRRPLRTIAMALALAVIVGGGVFGGWTYTQRQYYVGATDDGQLAVFRGVPGQVAGLDLSDVHERSGSRLDDLTLAAQERVKQGIQAKSEPDAERRLAELTSDDPANPNLKPLCPPSPTPGTPGPTPVATAGALSPATRTPVPQVSASGTPTPAPTLTTTADAVPSDTVPPADPAGCRSPE; encoded by the coding sequence ATGACTCTGACCCTGCGCTACGCGGCCCACAGCGACCGCGGTCTGATCCGAGACGGCAACCAGGATTCCGTCTACGCCGGACCGCGGCTGCTCGCCGTTGCCGACGGCATGGGCGGCATGGCCGCCGGTGACGTCGCCAGCAACATCGTCATCGGTGCCATGGCGCCACTCGACGAGGACGTCCCCGGTGACGCCCTGGTCGACGCGCTCCGATCCGCCGTCGGCACCGCCAACCAGCAGCTCCGCGACACCGTGGACGCCAACCCGCAGCTGGAGGGGATGGGCACGACGCTCACCGCGACCCTCTTCTCCGGCAGCAAGCTCGGCATGGTCCACATCGGTGACTCCCGGGCCTACCTCCTGCGCAACGGCGAGTTCGCGCAGATCACCAAGGACGACACCTACGTCCAGATGCTCGTCGACGAGGGGCGGATCAGCGCCGAGGAGGCGAGCAGCCACCCCCAGCGTTCGCTGCTCACCCGCGCGCTCGACGGCCGCGACGTCGACCCGGAGTACAGCGTCCGCCAGGTGCTGCCCGGTGACCGCTACCTGATCTGCTCCGACGGCCTCTCCGGCGTGGTCAGCGCGGACACCATCGGCGACACCATGCGGGAATATCCCGACCCGCAGCAGTGCGTCGAGCGTCTGGTGCAGCTCGCGCTGCGCGGCGGCGGCCCGGACAACATCACCGTGATCATCGCCGACGCGACCGACCAGGACATCGTCGAGGCGTCCCCGATCGTCGGCGGCGCCGCCGCCCGGGACCGGGGCATGGCCACGTCGGCCGACGACTCCACCCCGGCCGCCCGCGCCTCGGCGCTGTCCGCCCCGCGTCCGCCCGCTCCGGAGGAGCCGGCCGACAACCGCGACGACGAGGCCGAGCAGCGTCGACGCCGGCCGCTGCGCACGATCGCCATGGCGCTCGCGCTGGCGGTCATCGTCGGCGGTGGCGTCTTCGGCGGCTGGACCTACACCCAGCGGCAGTACTACGTCGGCGCCACCGACGACGGCCAGCTCGCGGTGTTCCGCGGGGTGCCCGGCCAGGTGGCCGGGCTCGACCTGTCGGACGTGCACGAGCGCAGCGGGTCCCGGCTCGACGACCTCACGCTGGCCGCGCAGGAGCGGGTGAAGCAGGGCATCCAGGCCAAGAGCGAACCGGATGCCGAGCGTCGGCTGGCGGAGCTGACCAGCGACGACCCGGCCAACCCGAACCTCAAGCCGCTCTGCCCGCCGAGCCCGACGCCCGGCACGCCTGGTCCCACCCCGGTGGCGACCGCCGGTGCGCTGAGCCCGGCCACCCGCACCCCCGTCCCGCAGGTCTCGGCGTCGGGCACGCCGACTCCCGCGCCGACGTTGACCACCACAGCCGACGCCGTACCCTCCGACACCGTTCCGCCGGCGGACCCCGCCGGTTGCCGGTCGCCGGAGTGA
- a CDS encoding FHA domain-containing protein FhaB/FipA: MPELVITVARFGFLILLWIFVFTVVGVIRRDLFAGARSGRLVAAPRGVGASTNQPAPPGKPAKAKRGRAAHQMVVTAGQLAGTRITLGEAQITIGRAEDSTLVITDDYASARHARLVPRDGQWYVEDLGSTNGTYLDRAKVTGPTPVPLGVPIRIGRTSLELRP, encoded by the coding sequence TTGCCGGAGCTCGTCATCACCGTCGCCCGGTTCGGGTTCCTCATCCTGCTGTGGATCTTCGTCTTCACGGTGGTCGGCGTGATCCGCCGGGACCTCTTCGCGGGGGCCCGGTCGGGTCGGCTGGTGGCCGCGCCACGGGGGGTCGGCGCGTCGACCAACCAGCCCGCGCCGCCCGGCAAGCCGGCGAAGGCCAAGCGGGGTCGCGCCGCCCATCAGATGGTGGTCACCGCCGGTCAGTTGGCCGGCACCCGGATCACCCTCGGGGAGGCCCAGATCACCATCGGTCGGGCGGAGGACTCGACACTGGTGATCACCGACGACTACGCGTCGGCGCGACACGCCCGGCTGGTTCCGCGCGACGGGCAGTGGTACGTGGAGGACCTCGGATCGACTAACGGCACCTACCTCGATCGCGCTAAGGTCACCGGACCAACCCCCGTCCCCCTCGGCGTGCCGATCCGGATCGGCCGCACTTCCCTCGAATTACGGCCATGA
- a CDS encoding FhaA domain-containing protein: MASGPEEEPVSVLQRFEKRLEGLVEGAFAKVFKGVVHPVEILNAMQREAEAHKAILAGGRTLVPNRYVIDLSPYDHSRLAPYAAALAQELAQSQAEFIGEQAWTVYGDVIVEVERGEGLDTGMFRVTAEVYTGGDVAPVSAPGGYDQGGYDAGPAYPAYDQGGGYGPPPGHGGGRNVRLVSGDGRTYPLQMGSTVIGRGDQANLRLPDVGISRRHARLDFDGGQVVLTDLGSTNGTMVNGQRVSAVALNPGDMIQLGTTTLTFRVDG, encoded by the coding sequence ATTGCCTCGGGACCCGAGGAGGAGCCGGTGAGCGTGCTGCAACGCTTCGAGAAGCGTCTGGAAGGCCTGGTCGAGGGGGCCTTCGCCAAGGTCTTCAAAGGGGTGGTCCACCCCGTGGAGATCCTCAACGCCATGCAGCGGGAGGCCGAGGCGCACAAGGCGATCCTGGCCGGTGGGCGCACGTTGGTGCCCAACCGCTACGTGATCGATCTCTCGCCCTACGACCACAGTCGGCTGGCGCCGTACGCCGCCGCGCTGGCCCAGGAACTGGCCCAGTCGCAGGCGGAGTTCATCGGCGAGCAGGCCTGGACGGTCTACGGCGACGTCATCGTCGAGGTCGAACGTGGTGAGGGGCTGGACACCGGCATGTTCCGGGTGACCGCCGAGGTCTACACCGGCGGCGACGTCGCGCCGGTCTCCGCGCCCGGCGGCTACGACCAGGGCGGCTACGACGCCGGCCCGGCGTACCCGGCCTACGACCAGGGTGGCGGCTACGGCCCGCCGCCCGGCCACGGCGGCGGGCGCAACGTGCGGCTGGTCTCCGGCGACGGCCGCACCTACCCGCTGCAGATGGGCTCGACCGTGATCGGCCGCGGCGACCAGGCCAACCTGCGCCTGCCCGACGTCGGGATCTCCCGCCGGCACGCCCGGCTGGACTTCGACGGCGGCCAGGTGGTGCTGACCGACCTGGGCTCCACCAACGGCACGATGGTCAACGGCCAGCGGGTCTCGGCGGTGGCTCTCAACCCCGGCGACATGATCCAGCTCGGCACCACGACGCTGACCTTCCGCGTGGACGGCTGA
- a CDS encoding NAD-dependent epimerase/dehydratase family protein yields MVSLPPMDQEWRVSVALVTGSGGLIGSEAARHFAGLGLDVVGIDNDMRRYFFGEDGSTAWSLDRLAADLGSAYSHHAVDIRDRDGLEKVFARYGKDIAVVIHSAAQPSHDWAAKEPYTDFDVNAGGTLNVLENTRRHAIDAPFIHCSTNKVYGDRPNTLPLIELETRYELPEDHHWYGGITEDMSIDESLHSIFGASKVAADVMVQEYGRYFDMKTACFRGGTLTGPAHSAAELHGFLAYLMRCVMEGRTYNLFGYKGKMVRDAIHSHDVLTAFEAFFREPRSAQVYNLGGGRHSNTSHIEAFRIAQEITGREAQINYVEQARTGDHQWYVSSMARFEEHYPAWKITYDVPMILREIHEANADKWVPKA; encoded by the coding sequence ATGGTTTCCCTGCCTCCCATGGACCAGGAGTGGCGTGTGAGTGTCGCGTTGGTGACCGGTTCCGGCGGTCTGATCGGCTCCGAGGCGGCCCGGCACTTCGCCGGCCTCGGTCTCGACGTGGTCGGCATCGACAACGACATGCGGCGGTACTTCTTCGGTGAGGACGGCTCGACCGCCTGGAGCCTCGACCGGCTCGCCGCCGATCTCGGGTCGGCCTACTCCCACCACGCGGTGGACATCCGCGACCGCGACGGCCTGGAGAAGGTGTTCGCCCGCTACGGCAAGGACATCGCCGTGGTCATCCACAGCGCCGCCCAGCCGAGCCACGACTGGGCCGCCAAGGAGCCCTACACCGACTTCGACGTGAACGCCGGCGGCACGCTCAACGTGCTGGAGAACACCCGGCGGCACGCGATCGACGCGCCGTTCATCCACTGTTCCACCAACAAGGTCTACGGCGACCGGCCGAACACGCTGCCGCTGATCGAGCTGGAGACCCGCTACGAGCTGCCCGAGGACCACCACTGGTACGGCGGCATCACCGAGGACATGTCGATCGACGAGTCGCTGCACTCGATCTTCGGCGCCTCGAAGGTCGCCGCCGACGTGATGGTCCAGGAGTACGGCCGGTACTTCGACATGAAGACCGCCTGCTTCCGGGGCGGCACGCTGACCGGCCCGGCGCACTCCGCGGCCGAGCTGCACGGCTTCCTGGCGTACCTGATGCGCTGCGTGATGGAGGGCCGGACCTACAACCTCTTCGGCTACAAGGGGAAGATGGTCCGGGACGCGATCCACTCGCACGACGTGCTCACCGCGTTCGAGGCGTTCTTCCGCGAGCCGCGCTCCGCCCAGGTCTACAACCTCGGCGGCGGTCGGCACTCGAACACCTCGCACATCGAGGCGTTCCGGATCGCCCAGGAGATCACCGGCCGCGAGGCGCAGATCAACTACGTCGAGCAGGCCCGCACCGGCGACCACCAGTGGTACGTCAGCAGCATGGCCCGGTTCGAGGAGCACTACCCGGCCTGGAAGATCACCTACGACGTGCCGATGATCCTCCGGGAGATCCACGAGGCGAACGCCGACAAGTGGGTGCCGAAGGCATGA